A section of the Zygosaccharomyces rouxii strain CBS732 chromosome B complete sequence genome encodes:
- a CDS encoding uncharacterized protein (some similarities with uniprot|P53243 Saccharomyces cerevisiae YGR067C hypothetical ORF): protein MPSQQRKYVCSFCSKAFSRSEHRARHERSHTGMKPFECKVCRHAFVRRDLLQRHIRTVHRELLLMKKGMEEGGNKSDLIVELLVNSMIKVTKREGSGLRGEKAEILSRLIGGFLPESNLGAEAAGKMFDCGVRCVERRMHSQFAAQVAAQISGPLASSARAQQFVRLCTSSPLILAVAALGACASGEGCAADLWQVGWSSCLKTSTSDRYLSLNVLVFALLDFGIKPNFADVFSVYQHTCYAVMVDSPGHEHFPEKWTVFHQWVILMRFAETQTELTPILYAWFERQELTLGKTLKDCLITLEEAGSTVAEAIFCNWILGYNTTPLDRAVELFSRNNSGNNGGHLVVSQSHWLLLETAWFEFVKGLEPSGFHTSSRMGWFRNCYVRGPQTRIQRDCIDEKLMKIVLPVLVAMDHEIGSRRVALIADVTLFLLRFAEEMDPNVMTDNENVQNLIYILQRRADSKERLSFMDLQSGIISYLHGVALVLANLPSIDSDVRVPLMVAVQGSPLPRKSQSSSSPSPVWLLSPTSACSAADEKPKRTRSHSGSSIILPPLQMRPGSYAYDHAEYVPQAPIAAPFASNTTSTTSPTMETSVSWPTSRGFKVRLPPPSELFHIS from the coding sequence ATGCCATCACAACAGCGGAAGTACGTTTGTTCGTTCTGTTCCAAGGCGTTCTCACGCTCGGAGCACAGAGCTAGACATGAAAGGTCGCATACTGGTATGAAACCATTTGAATGTAAAGTTTGCAGACATGCATTTGTGAGAAGAGATTTATTACAGAGACACATAAGAACAGTCCATAGAGAGTTATTACTTATGAAGAAAGGTATGGAGGAAGGTGGTAATAAAAGTGATCTTATTGTAGAGTTGCTGGTTAATTCAATGATTAAAGTTACGAAACGTGAAGGAAGTGGTCTCAGAGGTGAGAAGGCGGAAATTCTTTCACGTCTAATTGGCGGGTTTTTACCTGAATCGAACTTAGGGGCGGAAGCCGCTGGCAAGATGTTTGACTGCGGTGTAAGGTGTGTAGAGAGGAGGATGCACTCACAATTTGCCGCGCAGGTCGCAGCACAAATTTCGGGCCCACTGGCTTCCTCTGCCCGTGCTCAGCAGTTTGTACGCTTATGCACATCTTCACCACTGATATTAGCCGTAGCGGCGCTAGGGGCATGTGCATCTGGTGAGGGTTGTGCCGCTGACTTATGGCAAGTAGGATGGAGTTCATGCCTGAAAACGTCAACTAGCGATAGGTATCTGTCATTAAACGTTCTAGTGTTTGCTCTATTAGATTTTGGTATTAAACCAAATTTTGCAGATGTTTTCTCTGTTTACCAGCATACATGTTACGCAGTAATGGTCGATAGTCCAGGACATGAACATTTTCCTGAAAAATGGACAGTTTTCCATCAATGGGTAATTTTAATGAGATTTGCTGAAACCCAAACTGAATTAACTCCAATCCTTTATGCATGGTTCGAAAGACAAGAATTGACCTTGGGAAagactttgaaagattgcCTAAttactttggaagaagctgGAAGTACAGTCGCAGAGGCAATCTTTTGTAACTGGATTCTTGGTTACAATACGACTCCTTTGGATCGAGCAGTTGAACTGTTTTCTCGCAATAACAGTGGTAACAATGGTGGTCATTTGGTGGTTTCACAGAGCCACTGGTTACTGTTGGAAACAGCATGGTTTGAGTTCGTTAAGGGGCTTGAACCAAGTGGATTTCATACGTCATCTCGAATGGGATGGTTTAGAAATTGTTACGTGAGAGGACCCCAGACAAGAATCCAAAGGGAttgtattgatgaaaagttgatgaaaatcGTCTTACCCGTGCTTGTTGCCATGGATCATGAAATTGGATCCCGCCGTGTGGCGCTAATCGCAGATGTGACGCTTTTCCTATTGAGGTTTGCAGAAGAAATGGACCCTAACGTAATGACTGATAACGAAAATGtacaaaatttgatttACATTTTGCAGAGACGTGCAGACAGCAAGGAGAGGCTATCATTTATGGATTTACAGAGTGGCATTATCTCATATTTACATGGGGTGGCATTAGTACTAGCTAATTTACCATCTATTGATTCCGATGTGAGAGTACCCTTGATGGTAGCCGTACAAGGATCACCACTACCTCGGAAGAGTCAAAGTAGTAGTAGCCCTTCTCCCGTGTGGCTATTATCACCTACATCTGCATGTTCAGCAGCCGATGAAAAACCAAAAAGAACACGATCTCATAGTGGCTCTAGCATTATACTACCGCCTTTGCAAATGAGACCAGGTTCCTATGCATACGATCATGCTGAGTACGTGCCACAAGCTCCAATAGCAGCCCCATTTGCCAGTAACACTACTTCCACCACGTCACCTACCATGGAAACTTCTGTATCGTGGCCAACGTCGAGGGGATTTAAAGTAAGACTACCACCACCCAGTGAACTGTTCCATATCTCATGA
- the MDM30 gene encoding SCF ubiquitin ligase complex subunit MDM30 (weakly similar to uniprot|Q05930 Saccharomyces cerevisiae YLR368W MDM30 Protein involved in determination of mitochondrial structure), translating into MLLPVQIYAMTNLDGLPKEIWIEISGWLGPSDILQLRLCNRSLCKKLSSRAIWRPRCYEKWLTHLQHDPFCIELKPKDHTWFYHYRFRNHIESRISKEILNALASSEPYHELFPRFVHYKPSHVIPLLHGVLKNGCLDGAADKGTGMDIVTICHHLLMCMRHKHVYELIGQNEMEYVHDAELMIFLRLSAMDSSFDLLLHHRDRVLRRVHSLVKLEWDEFIKLPATIRIDRLVGYLMQALNHNKPWPVGGPGQLYLEDFILLRVYAGETQGHPLLILAIVQTLASFYGVETALCGSYLIIRDPKLRAGETYLTISAEGNPKIFTKKRLVQSLTRILNTSEGIVVNQILPSILQPLAYKELVSTIFRELLPLYNKSKWSAAPLPKNPPLYKQLYPHSRQPMSAEIVHYFTCVYKAYEMQSRIEMRISSLYAVAFKEVFRLVSRLYPGDYSYAAKLLHGRGVDFGEHLLKYDEWIFQLHSIAIESSDELGTFVSSTRDSYPMCVVGVRTFNNGNVYYTLMNYCGEFFVELSNNLQEYDAKGNQEVILEFLETSGFSDLGLVFSQLDRNDWKLIPNERIKKLLL; encoded by the coding sequence ATGCTTCTGCCGGTACAGATATATGCGATGACGAATTTGGATGGACTCCCTAAGGAAATCTGGATAGAGATCTCAGGATGGTTGGGACCTTCAGACATTCTACAACTTCGTCTTTGTAATAGAtctctttgtaaaaaaCTGAGCTCACGGGCTATTTGGAGGCCTCGTTGTTATGAGAAATGGCTTACACATTTACAGCACGATCCATTTTGCATTGAGTTAAAACCAAAGGATCACACTTGGTTTTACCACTATCGTTTTAGAAATCACATTGAATCGCGTATTTCGAAAGAAATATTAAATGCATTGGCGTCATCAGAACCGTACCACGAGTTATTCCCAAGATTTGTGCATTATAAACCTTCTCATGTTATTCCACTTTTACATGGtgttttgaaaaatggatgTTTAGACGGCGCAGCTGATAAAGGCACAGGTATGGATATCGTAACCATTTGTCACCATTTACTCATGTGTATGAGACATAAACATGTCTACGAATTAATTGGTCAAAACGAAATGGAATACGTTCACGATGCGGAACTGATGATTTTTCTCAGATTATCAGCAATGGATTCTTCATTTGATCTTTTATTACATCATAGAGACAGGGTTCTCAGAAGGGTACATTCGCTAGTGAAATTAGAATGGGACGAATTTATTAAGTTGCCGGCAACTATTAGAATTGATAGACTGGTTGGGTATTTGATGCAGGCATTAAACCACAATAAACCTTGGCCGGTAGGAGGTCCCGGTCAACTGTACTTGGAGGATTTCATCTTGTTAAGGGTATATGCAGGTGAAACACAGGGACATCCTTTACTAATACTGGCTATTGTACAAACGTTGGCATCTTTTTATGGCGTAGAAACTGCATTATGTGGATCTTATCTGATTATACGTGATCCTAAATTGAGAGCCGGCGAGACTTATTTAACAATTTCTGCAGAAGGGAATCCCAAGATTTTCACTAAAAAAAGGTTGGTGCAAAGTCTGACAAGAATACTAAATACAAGTGAAGGGATTGTGGTTAACcaaattttaccatccaTATTACAGCCATTAGCTTATAAAGAACTGGTTTCCACCATCTTCAGAGAGTTATTACCACTGTACAACAAGTCCAAATGGTCAGCAGCACCTCTACCGAAAAATCCACCGTTGTACAAACAATTATACCCTCATAGTAGACAACCAATGTCGGCAGAAATTGTTCACTATTTCACGTGTGTTTACAAGGCCTACGAAATGCAGTCACGCATTGAAATGCGAATTTCCTCTCTTTATGCAGTTGCATTCAAGGAAGTGTTCAGGTTGGTTTCGAGGTTGTACCCAGGTGATTATTCGTATGCGGCCAAACTATTGCATGGTCGTGGCGTTGACTTCGGTGAGcaccttttgaaatatgaTGAATGGATTTTCCAACTGCATAGCATTGCCATTGAATCCTCGGATGAATTAGGTACTTTTGTCTCCTCTACAAGAGATTCATACCCAATGTGTGTCGTCGGAGTTCGTACTTttaataatggtaatgtCTACTACacattgatgaattattgCGGTGAGTTCTTCGTTGAATTAAGCAATAATTTACAAGAATACGACGCTAAGGGAAACCAAGAGGTTATATTGGAGTTTTTAGAGACATCTGGATTTTCGGATTTGGGATTAGTATTTTCGCAACTAGATAGAAATGATTGGAAGTTGATACCCAACgaaagaattaaaaagCTATTGCTATAA
- the SSQ1 gene encoding Hsp70 family ATPase SSQ1 (highly similar to uniprot|Q05931 Saccharomyces cerevisiae YLR369W SSQ1 Mitochondrial hsp70-type molecular chaperone involved in the synthesis and assembly of iron/sulfur clusters into proteins) — protein MFRVQNLFKLSNKNVFARGFSSKVIGIDLGTTNSAVAYIRDSNDRRSATIIENDEGQRTTPSVVAFDKYGKALVGAAAKRQAAINPENTFYSTKRLIGRHFEDEDIQKDAKSLPYRVVKNEPNGQAYVSTTAGDVKSAGEIGSAILKYLKGTAENYLSEDIDKAVITVPAYFNDSQRQATKDAGRLAGLKVLRVINEPTAAALSFGLDDAKNEGIIAVYDLGGGTFDISLLDIEDGVFEVRATNGDTHLGGEDFDNVVSKHIIDSFVKSNPGEDREAIFRNREMMQRVREAAEKAKIALSRVKEYTIEIPFFQGNKHVYLTMTEEELDNMTLHLINRTIEPVKKVLKDADIEAEDVDDLLLVGGMTRMPKIRNVVRDIFGKEPNTTVNPDETVALGAAIQGGVLSGEIKNVLLLDVTPLTLGIETYGGVFSPLIPRNTTVPVTKTEMFSTGVDGQTGVDIKVYQGERGLVRDNKNIGDFTLTGIPPQPKGVPQIAVTFDIDADGIINVSASEKSTGQEKSITVIANSGLTEEDIQRIVKEANANKERDSKLKQRLEVIARSDVMIADTENAFEKFKDILSLDESYPQVCSDLKEIRSFVDEYKNNETDFSLDLEKLKAVSDGIQMRALQLFQTASKIQAELRKKQQH, from the coding sequence ATGTTTAGAGTTCAGAATTTGTTTAAGTTGTCGAATAAGAATGTATTTGCCCGTGGGTTTAGCTCCAAAGTGATTGGTATTGACTTGGGGACTACCAATAGTGCAGTGGCATATATCCGTGATTCTAACGATAGAAGATCGGCTACtattattgaaaacgaTGAAGGTCAGAGAACTACTCCATCTGTAGTGGCTTTTGATAAATATGGGAAAGCTCTTGTCGGTGCTGCTGCAAAGAGACAAGCTGCTATCAATCCAGAAAACACTTTTTATTCTACTAAAAGACTAATTGGGCGTCATTTTGAGGACGAAGATATTCAAAAGGATGCCAAGAGTTTACCCTATAGAGTCGTTAAGAATGAACCTAATGGACAGGCCTATGTGAGTACCACTGCAGGCGATGTAAAATCTGCAGGCGAAATTGGTTCCGCAATTTTGAAGTATCTAAAGGGTACAGCTGAAAACTATCTGAGTGAAGATATTGACAAAGCTGTCATTACCGTTCCTGCATATTTTAACGATTCTCAAAGACAGGCAACTAAGGATGCCGGACGATTGGCAGGTTTGAAAGTTCTTAGAGTTATCAATGAACCTACGGCAGCTGCTTTAAGTTTTGGTCTTGATGACGCTAAGAATGAAGGTATTATTGCAGTTTACGATTTAGGTGGTGGTACTTTCGATATCTCTCTACTAGATATTGAAGATGGTGTATTTGAAGTGAGAGCTACTAATGGTGATACACATCTAGGTGGTGAGGATTTTGACAATGTGGTATCCAAACACATTATAGACTCGTTTGTGAAATCTAACCCAGGTGAAGATCGTGAAGCTATATTCCGTAACAGAGAGATGATGCAAAGAGTTAGAGAAGCTGCCGAAAAGGCAAAGATTGCTCTTTCTCGTGTTAAAGAGTACACCATTGAGATTCCTTTCTTCCAAGGAAATAAGCATGTGTATTTGACCATGACAGAGGAGGAATTAGATAATATGACATTGCATTTGATCAATCGTACAATAGAACCTGTAAAGAAAGTACTCAAAGATGCTGACATCGAAGCCGAGGATGTGGATGATTTACTTCTTGTGGGAGGTATGACTAGAATGCCTAAAATAAGAAATGTGGTTCGTGATatatttggtaaagaaCCTAATACGACTGTTAATCCTGACGAAACCGTTGCATTAGGTGCTGCCATTCAAGGTGGTGTTCTCTctggtgaaattaaaaatgtCTTATTATTGGATGTGACACCATTGACATTGGGTATTGAAACATATGGTGGTGTGTTTTCTCCTTTAATCCCTCGTAATACAACCGTCCCTGTGACAAAAACTGAAATGTTTAGTACAGGTGTTGATGGTCAAACTGGTGTTGATATCAAAGTTTATCAAGGTGAAAGAGGTTTAGTTCGTGATAATAAAAACATTGGTGACTTCACACTAACGGGTATTCCACCACAGCCAAAGGGTGTTCCACAAATAGCTGTCACCTTTGACATCGATGCAGATGGTATTATTAACGTCTCTGCAAGTGAAAAGAGTACAGGACAAGAGAAATCGATTACAGTCATTGCCAACAGTGGTCTTACTGAGGAAGATATTCAAAGAATCGTAAAAGAAGCCAACGCTaacaaagaaagagatAGTAAGTTGAAACAACGTCTCGAAGTGATAGCAAGATCAGATGTTATGATCGCAGATACTGAAAACGCATTCGAAAAATTTAAGGATATTCTATCGCTTGATGAGTCCTATCCACAAGTCTGTAGcgatttgaaagaaatccGTTCATTTGTCGACGAATACAAGAATAACGAAACTGATTTTAGCCTTGATCTGGAGAAGTTGAAGGCAGTTTCAGACGGAATCCAAATGAGAGCACTTCAATTGTTCCAGACTGCTTCCAAAATACAGGCAGAATTGAGGAAAAAGCAACAACATTGA
- the ARC18 gene encoding Arc18p (highly similar to uniprot|Q05933 Saccharomyces cerevisiae YLR370C ARC18 Subunit of the ARP2/3 complex which is required for the motility and integrity of cortical actin patches), which translates to MVGNFVILPLNTKYRGPAFPANSDYDIIDECLDLFRANSFFKNFEIKSPADRVLIYGILFVNEVLAHLRPHTNYNEAVKIATNVALDSFTIPGTPGFPLNTVYSVPVQDHNAMELLRTYIQQFRQELAMRLLERLYRDSRDHPSKFWLAFTKRRFMNKTL; encoded by the coding sequence ATGGTCGGTAATTTCGTCATTCTACCTCTGAACACGAAGTACAGAGGTCCTGCATTTCCTGCCAACTCTGATTATGATATTATAGATGAATGCCTAGACCTTTTCCGtgccaattcttttttcaagaattttgaaatcaagTCACCTGCGGATAGGGTTCTGATCTATGGAATTTTGTTTGTTAACGAAGTACTAGCACATTTAAGACCTCATACCAACTATAATGAAGCTGTTAAGATTGCAACAAATGTAGCATTGGACAGCTTTACCATTCCAGGTACACCCGGTTTCCCATTAAACACAGTTTATTCAGTGCCTGTGCAGGATCATAATGCAATGGAGTTACTAAGGACATATATCCAGCAATTTCGTCAAGAATTAGCAATGAGACTTTTGGAAAGACTTTACAGGGACTCAAGGGATCATCCATCTAAATTTTGGTTAGCTTTCACTAAGAGAAGATTTATGAATAAAACTTTGTGA
- the ROM2 gene encoding Rho family guanine nucleotide exchange factor ROM2 (similar to uniprot|P51862 Saccharomyces cerevisiae YLR371W ROM2 GDP/GTP exchange protein (GEP) for Rho1p and Rho2p mutations are synthetically lethal with mutations in rom1 which also encodes a GEP) — protein MINGTNIQDRYSIYSEIFGLERRQNSLEYDNNSNGTFTRHSGSSSSTLPDKIEDIQSLGDVVSEEVANDLVYDKQDTQKEDYILSERTHMRNVSDTTSLMSKDSTPHNSPAKIGMSSPPATVGFKNNSSNFGRDPPQRQHIPYPPTPTATDDDDNGFTSPPSATLAHEHPLTHDHTNHNTNPYVSTADGGVIDAIPGSSLPPAASEPDPLDVTHMAPAVPRMISVPPRGPSVAPAVPASTTSGAFHPPPVTTTGTAPSSADVIPQRSKSEFAPRRTPSLPQLAIAGLKKQASFSMSNSGTPTQTKKSPLQGFGLFSRPNSKELHDNLQNQFSNQHSHSSHNNNQSGGPRSMSLNSSTLKNFASSIQSKTSSGRKVPQKYDNATNPFLEHHGHHNFNFYGGGTHASTSTLGHNSTGNQYGQSSMGLGLKTRNSSNSLASKRFASTSSNTLIQDRRSSGSLPSSRPLLSASTKRPQVYPALLSRVATKFKATIQTDAHKKDGLIYRDAFTGQQAVDAICTIIRTSDRNLALLLGRSLDAQKLFHDVVYEHRLRDSPHEVYEFTDSSRVIGTGTTGMVAHDPMMMLPSSSSQGVNPMASTSTIVTSGSTSSIGSGNDQASTSTLTNYGGSNGSSSARAGRDSKHQDPATMHSVNGVFTLLTECYSPTCTRDELCYSISCPRRLEQQARLNLKPNGGLKRNISMALDDDEEEKPSWTSSVSREIVEKLSKREIKRQEAIYEVFITEKNFVKSLEITRDTFMKTLAETNIIPADIRKNFIKHVFAHINDMYSVNRRFLEAISDRQKASPVVRGVGDIMLRFIPFFEPFVSYVASRPYAKYLIETQRSVNPYFARFDDDMMSSSLRHGIDSFLSQGVSRPGRYMLLVREIIKSSDQENDKRDLEDLNKAMDALKDFMKRIDRASGVAQDRHDVKLLKQKILFKNEYVNLGLNDEKRKIKHEGILSRKELTKSDGTVVGDIQFYLLDNMLLFLKAKSVNKWHQQKVFQRPIPLPLLFACPGEDMPSLRKFIGHSPDCFGSVLQPDFAMNNPKNAVTFLYYGAKQRYQVTLYAAQLAGLQTLLEKIKQEQQRIINETEMFNVTKISDRFFDYTNKINSVASCDGGRKLLIATNSGLYVSNIRRQRSNDSEKKSTYFSTPVQLVQRSNINQITVLEEFQSILVLVDKKLYSCPMAILKMEGNGTVYFKKHSKELVNHVNFFSDGDCSGKRLIVTAHSSSHSIKFFEHDHPLLSESGSGGSSGKKSLKKKITEVVFDSEPVSISFLKDYLCIGCKKGFQIVSVSQNAHEPLLDPADTSLDFALRDTLKPMAIYRVGNMFLLCYAEFAFFVNNQGWRKKDSHIIHWEGEPQKFAIWYPYILAFDNNFIEIRKIDTGELVSSVLGEKIRLLQTSSQEILYVYEDSRGYDTVASLDFWG, from the coding sequence ATGATTAACGGGACAAATATCCAAGATCGCTATTCGATATATTCTGAGATATTCGGTCTTGAGAGGCGTCAGAACTCATTGGAATACgataataacagtaatgGGACATTTACACGTCATTCAGGATCGAGTTCGAGCACTTTGCCTGATAAGATTGAAGATATTCAAAGTTTAGGGGATGTTGTATCGGAGGAAGTAGCTAATGATTTGGTCTATGACAAGCAGGACACTCAAAAGGAAGATTATATTCTTTCTGAAAGAACTCACATGAGAAACGTTTCGGATACAACGAGTCTAATGAGTAAAGACAGTACTCCTCATAACAGTCCGGCGAAAATTGGAATGTCATCGCCACCAGCAACAGTGGGGTTTAAAAATAATAGCAGTAATTTTGGCCGTGATCCTCCCCAACGACAACATATACCTTATCCGCCAACTCCGACAGCAActgacgatgatgataatggatttacatcaccaccatcagCTACCTTAGCACATGAGCATCCCTTGACACATGATCATACTAATCATAATACTAATCCGTATGTGTCTACTGCCGACGGTGGTGTTATTGATGCTATACCAGGGTCTTCTCTTCCTCCCGCTGCATCTGAACCCGATCCTTTGGATGTAACACACATGGCACCGGCGGTACCTCGAATGATTTCTGTACCACCGCGGGGACCATCTGTAGCTCCAGCAGTACCAGCATCTACTACCTCAGGAGCATTCCATCCTCCTCCTGTTACTACAACTGGTACTGCTCCGAGTAGTGCTGATGTGATACCTCAGAGATCAAAGAGTGAATTTGCCCCCAGAAGGACACCATCATTACCACAATTAGCCATTGCAGGTCTTAAAAAACAAGCTAGTTTCTCTATGTCTAATAGTGGTACACCTACTCAGACGAAGAAATCACCTTTACAAGGATTTGGTCTTTTTTCAAGACCTAATTCAAAGGAGCTGCATGATAATTTACAAAATCAATTTTCCAACCAGCATTCTCATTCGAGTCACAATAATAATCAATCGGGTGGTCCAAGGTCAATGTCATTGAATTCGTCCActctcaaaaattttgcatCTTCCATACAATCAAAAACTAGTAGCGGCAGAAAGGTACCTCAAAAATATGATAATGCTACAAACCCATTTTTAGAACACCATGGACATCATAACTTTAATTTTTATGGTGGTGGCACTCATGCAAGTACAAGCACGTTAGGTCATAATTCAACGGGCAATCAATACGGTCAGTCGTCCATGGGATTGGGGTTaaagacaagaaattcttcaaactCTTTAGCCTCTAAAAGATTTGCATCTACTTCGAGTAATACTCTCATACAGGATCGCCGTAGCAGTGGGTCTTTGCCATCTTCAAGACCTCTATTGAGTGCTTCCACAAAGAGACCTCAAGTGTATCCAGCATTGTTATCAAGAGTAGCAACTAAATTCAAGGCGACTATTCAAACTGACGCTCATAAAAAAGATGGGCTAATCTACAGAGACGCATTTACAGGTCAACAAGCTGTAGATGCCATATGTACCATCATTCGAACTTCTGATCGTAACTTGGCATTATTACTGGGGAGATCATTAGATGCTCAAAAACTATTTCACGATGTGGTTTATGAGCATAGGTTACGAGATTCACCTCATGAAGTTTACGAATTTACCGATTCCTCAAGAGTTATTGGTACAGGAACCACTGGAATGGTGGCACATGATCCAATGATGATGCTTCCGAGCTCTTCAAGTCAAGGTGTTAATCCAATGGCCTCTACTTCAACAATTGTCACCTCTGGTTCAACTTCATCCATTGGTAGTGGTAATGATCAGGCAAGCACAAGTACATTAACGAATTACGGTGGTAGCAATGGTAGTAGCAGTGCTCGTGCTGGTAGAGATAGTAAACATCAAGATCCAGCCACTATGCATTCTGTTAATGGTGTATTTACACTTTTGACTGAATGTTATTCGCCAACATGTACGAGAGATGAATTATGTTATTCCATCTCATGTCCGCGTAGACTTGAACAACAGGCaagattgaatttgaaacctAATGGTGGATTGAAACGCAACATTTCAATGGCGttagatgatgatgaggaggaGAAACCATCGTGGACAAGTTCAGTGTCTAGGGAAATTGTGGAAAAGCTTTCTAAAAGAGAGATCAAGAGGCAAGAAGCAATTTATGAAGTTTTCATTACAGAGAAAAATTTCGTGAAATCCTTAGAAATTACTAGAGACACGTTTATGAAGACATTAGCAGAAACTAACATTATTCCAGCTGACATTAGGAAAAACTTCATCAAGCACGTTTTTGCCCATATTAATGACATGTACTCTGTGAATCGGAGATTCTTAGAGGCAATTTCTGATAGACAAAAAGCATCACCTGTGGTTAGGGGAGTTGGTGATATTATGCTTCGATTTATCCCATTTTTCGAACCATTTGTTTCCTATGTGGCCTCGAGACCTTATGCGAAATATTTGATTGAAACTCAAAGATCAGTCAATCCCTATTTTGCAAGATTCGACGATGATATGATGAGTTCTTCATTGCGTCATGGTATTgactcttttctttcacaGGGTGTTTCGAGACCAGGTCGTTACATGTTGTTAGTTAGAGAAATAATCAAATCATCTGATCAAGAGAATGATAAAAGAGATTTAGAAGACTTGAATAAAGCCATGGATGCATTAAAGGACTTCatgaaaagaattgatagaGCCAGTGGTGTAGCCCAAGATAGGCATGACGTTAAATTATTGAAACAAAAGATTCtattcaaaaatgaataCGTTAATTTAGGATTAAACGATGAAAAACGTAAGATTAAGCATGAAGGTATACTTTCAAGAAAGGAATTGACGAAGTCTGATGGGACTGTGGTAGGTgatattcaattttacCTATTGGATAACATGTTATTATTCCTCAAGGCCAAATCGGTTAACAAATGGCATCAACAAaaagttttccaaagaccgataccattaccattattattcgCATGTCCGGGGGAAGATATGCCTTCATTAAGAAAATTTATTGGACATAGCCCAGATTGTTTTGGATCTGTTCTCCAACCAGATTTTGCTATGAATAATCCAAAGAATGCGGTAACCTTTTTATACTATGGTGCTAAACAAAGGTATCAGGTTACATTGTATGCAGCACAACTAGCAGGTTTACAAACccttttggaaaaaattaaacaGGAACAACAAAGGATTATCAATGAAACTGAAATGTTTAATGTCACCAAAATTAGTGATAGATTTTTTGATTACACTAACAAGATTAACAGTGTTGCTTCGTGTGACGGTGGTAGAAAGCTTTTGATTGCAACTAACTCTGGTCTATATGTGAGTAACATCAGAAGACAGAGGAGTAATGAttctgaaaagaaatccaCGTATTTTTCTACACCGGTGCAACTAGTTCAAAGGAGTAACATTAATCAAATTACGGTacttgaagaatttcaGTCCATTCTAGTACTTGTggataaaaaattgtacaGTTGTCCAATGGCTATATTAAAGATGGAAGGTAACGGAACCGTTTACTTTAAGAAACATAGTAAAGAATTGGTCAATCATGTTAATTTTTTCTCCGATGGTGATTGTTCCGGTAAAAGGTTAATCGTCACTGCACATTCTTCGTCGCATTCAATTAAATTCTTCGAACATGATCATCCTTTACTATCAGAAAGCGGAAGTGGTGGCAGTAGTGGTAAGAAGAGTctcaagaaaaaaattacagaaGTAGTATTTGATAGTGAACCGGTATCAATATCATTTCTCAAGGATTATCTATGCATTGGTTGTAAGAAGggtttccaaattgttagTGTTTCACAAAATGCTCACGAGCCCTTATTGGATCCTGCTGATACTTCATTAGACTTTGCCCTAAGAGATACATTAAAACCAATGGCAATTTATCGTGTTGGTAACATGTTTTTATTGTGTTACGCTgaatttgcatttttcGTTAATAATCAAGGTTGGAGGAAAAAAGATTCCCACATCATTCATTGGGAAGGTGAACCGCAAAAATTTGCCATTTGGTATCCTTACATCTTAGCATTTGACAATAACTTCattgaaattagaaaaatcGATACCGGTGAATTAGTGAGCTCAGTCCTAGGTGAGAAAATTCGTTTACTGCAGACAAGCTCACAAGAAATATTATATGTCTATGAGGATTCAAGAGGTTACGACACTGTAGCATCATTAGATTTCTGGGGTTag